The following coding sequences lie in one Phalacrocorax aristotelis chromosome 4, bGulAri2.1, whole genome shotgun sequence genomic window:
- the GNPDA2 gene encoding glucosamine-6-phosphate deaminase 2 isoform X1: protein MRLVILEDYDQASEWAAKYICNRIIQFKPSQGRYFTLGLPTGNTPLGCYKKLIEYHRNGDLSFKYVKTFNMDEYVGLPRNHPESYHSYMWNNFFKHIDIDPNNAHILDGNAPDLQAECDAFEKKIEEAGGIDLFVGGIGPDGHIAFNEPGSSLSSRTRLKTLAMDTILANAKYFDGDLSKVPTMALTVGVGTVMDAREVRTHLVLVACVYFSSLVIDTGIKGKETFVLQVMILITGAHKAFALYKAIEEGVNHMWTVSAFQQHPRTIFVCDEDATLELRVKTVKYFKGLMHVHNKLVDPLYSMKEN from the exons ATGAGGCTAGTAATTCTTGAAGATTATGATCAGGCTAGTGAATGGGCAGCAAAATACATCTGTAATCGTATTATCCAATTCAAGCCAAGTCAAGGAAGATATTTCACGCTTGGTCTACCAACAGGCAA TACGCCTTTGGGATGCTACAAAAAGCTGATAGAATATCACAGGAATGGAGATCTCTCTTTCAAATATGTAAAGACTTTCAACATGGATGAATACGTAG GGCTTCCCAGAAATCATCCAGAGAGCTACCATTCCTATATGTGGAATAACTTCTTTAAGCATATTGACATAGATCCAAATAATGCTCATATCCTTGATGGGAATGCTCCAGACTTACAGGCGGAATGTgatgcatttgaaaagaaaattgaagaaGCAGGGGGGATTGACCTGTTTGTTGGAG GCATTGGTCCAGATGGCCACATTGCATTCAATGAACCCGGATCAAGTTTGTCTTCAAGAACAAGATTAAAGACTTTAGCAATGGATACCATTTTGGCAAATGCTAAATACTTTGATGGAGACTTATCTAAAGTACCAACTATGGCCCTAACAGTTGGTGTGGGTACGGTGATGGATGCTAGAGAAGTAAGAACTCATTTAGTTCTAGTTGCATGTGTCTATTTTTCAAGTCTAGTTATTGATACTGGTATTAAAGGTAAAGAGACCTTTGTTTTGCAGGTGATGATTCTTATAACAGGTGCACATAAGGCTTTTGCACTGTACAAAGCAATTGAAGAAGGAGTCAATCATATGTGGacagtttctgctttccagcaacACCCTCGTACTATCTTCGTGTGTGATGAAGATGCTACTTTAGAACTAAGAGTTAAAACTGTGAAGTACTTTAAAG GTTTAATGCATGTGCACAATAAGCTTGTGGACCCACTGTACAgtatgaaagaaaactga
- the GNPDA2 gene encoding glucosamine-6-phosphate deaminase 2 isoform X2, which translates to MRLVILEDYDQASEWAAKYICNRIIQFKPSQGRYFTLGLPTGNTPLGCYKKLIEYHRNGDLSFKYVKTFNMDEYVGLPRNHPESYHSYMWNNFFKHIDIDPNNAHILDGNAPDLQAECDAFEKKIEEAGGIDLFVGGIGPDGHIAFNEPGSSLSSRTRLKTLAMDTILANAKYFDGDLSKVPTMALTVGVGTVMDAREVMILITGAHKAFALYKAIEEGVNHMWTVSAFQQHPRTIFVCDEDATLELRVKTVKYFKGLMHVHNKLVDPLYSMKEN; encoded by the exons ATGAGGCTAGTAATTCTTGAAGATTATGATCAGGCTAGTGAATGGGCAGCAAAATACATCTGTAATCGTATTATCCAATTCAAGCCAAGTCAAGGAAGATATTTCACGCTTGGTCTACCAACAGGCAA TACGCCTTTGGGATGCTACAAAAAGCTGATAGAATATCACAGGAATGGAGATCTCTCTTTCAAATATGTAAAGACTTTCAACATGGATGAATACGTAG GGCTTCCCAGAAATCATCCAGAGAGCTACCATTCCTATATGTGGAATAACTTCTTTAAGCATATTGACATAGATCCAAATAATGCTCATATCCTTGATGGGAATGCTCCAGACTTACAGGCGGAATGTgatgcatttgaaaagaaaattgaagaaGCAGGGGGGATTGACCTGTTTGTTGGAG GCATTGGTCCAGATGGCCACATTGCATTCAATGAACCCGGATCAAGTTTGTCTTCAAGAACAAGATTAAAGACTTTAGCAATGGATACCATTTTGGCAAATGCTAAATACTTTGATGGAGACTTATCTAAAGTACCAACTATGGCCCTAACAGTTGGTGTGGGTACGGTGATGGATGCTAGAGAA GTGATGATTCTTATAACAGGTGCACATAAGGCTTTTGCACTGTACAAAGCAATTGAAGAAGGAGTCAATCATATGTGGacagtttctgctttccagcaacACCCTCGTACTATCTTCGTGTGTGATGAAGATGCTACTTTAGAACTAAGAGTTAAAACTGTGAAGTACTTTAAAG GTTTAATGCATGTGCACAATAAGCTTGTGGACCCACTGTACAgtatgaaagaaaactga
- the GUF1 gene encoding translation factor GUF1, mitochondrial isoform X1, with translation MALAGRAAVWWARLRSPRPAAAQRRLPARLPADPLACPRPYSSRGEEKLDMSAYPVENIRNFSIIAHVDHGKSTLADRLLEITGTIAKTHRNKQVLDKLQVERERGITVKAQSASLFHSHEGVNYLLNLIDTPGHVDFSYEVSRSLSACQGVILVVDANEGIQAQTVANFYLAFEAQLAIIPVINKIDLKNADPERVEKQIEKLFDIPIDECVRISAKQGTNVEKVLQKVIEKIPPPHCNTSDPLKALVFDSTFDHYRGVIANIALFGGEVQKGHKIVSAHTKKRYEVNEVGILTPNEQPTHKLYAGQVGYLIAGMKEVTEAQIGDTLFWYKQPVEPLPGFKSVKPMVFAGMYPVDQTEYNNLKSALERLTLNDSSVTVHRDSSLALGAGWRLGFLGLLHMEVFNQRLEQEYNMSVILTAPTVPYKAILSSAKLIKEYGKAEVTIINPAQFPDKLSVSEYLEPTVLGTIVTPHEYIGKIIALCQDHRAVQKDMLYIDEHRVMLKYLFPLNEIVVDFYDALKSLSSGYASFDYEDAGYQTADLIKMDILLNGNPVEELATIIHNDKAYATGKFLCERLKDVIPRQLFEIAIQAAIGKKIIARETLKAYRKNVVAKCYGGDITRRMKLLKRQAEGKKLMRKIGNVEVPRDAFIHVLKRQTDK, from the exons ATGGCTCTCGCCGGCAGGGCGGCGGTGTGGTGGGCCCGGCTGCGGAGCCCCCGGCCCGCTGCCGCCCAGCGCCGCCTCCCGGCCCGGCTGCCCGCGGATCCTCTTGCCTGCCCGCGGCCGTACAGCTCCCGCGGCGAG gaaaaattagACATGTCAGCATATCCTGTTGAAAACATTAGAAACTTCAGTATTATAGCTCACGTAGATCATGGCAAAAGTACATTAGCAGACAGACTGTTGGAAATTACAG GAACAATTGCTAAAACTCACCGTAATAAACAAGTGCTGGATAAACTGCAAGTGGAACGCGAAAGAGGAATTACAGTTAAAGCACAATCTGCATCTCTCTTTCACAGTCATGAAGGAGTAAACTACCTCTTAAATCTTATTGACACGCCA ggcCACGTAGATTTCAGCTATGAAGTGTCACGGTCATTGTCTGCCTGTCAAGGTGTCATACTTGTAGTGGATGCAAATGAG GGTATTCAGGCTCAGACAGTGGCAAACTTCTATCTTGCTTTTGAAGCACAGCTTGCAATAATTCCTGTCATAAATAAG attGATTTGAAGAATGCAGACCCTGAAAGAGTTGAAAAACAAATTGAGAAGCTGTTTGATATCCCTATAGATGAATGTGTAAGG ATCTCTGCTAAACAAGGAACAAATGTTGAAAAAGTTCTTCAAAAGGTCATTGAGAAGATTCCACC ACCCCACTGTAACACTTCTGATCCATTGAAAGCCTTAGTATTTGACTCCACCTTTGACCACTACCGAGGCGTCATAGCTAACATTGCACTTTTTGGTGGGGAGGTTCAGAAAGGGCATAAAATTGTGTctgcacacacaaagaaaagatATGAAGTGAATGAGGTTGGAATCCTGACTCCAAATGAGCAGCCGACGCATAAACT ATATGCTGGACAGGTGGGCTACCTGATTGCTGGAATGAAAGAAGTAACAGAAGCCCAAATAGGAGACACGCTGTTTTGGTATAAGCAGCCAGTGGAGCCTTTGCCTGGCTTTAAGTCAGTGAAGCCAATGGTTTTTGCAG GAATGTATCCTGTAGATCAAACAGAATATAATAATCTCAAAAGTGCTTTGGAAAGGCTAACATTGAACGACTCCAGTGTAACTGTTCATCGTGACAGTAGCCTTGCCTTAGGAGctggatggag gttggGTTTCCTTGGTCTTTTACATATGGAAGTTTTTAATCAACGTTTGGAGCAAGAGTATAACATGTCTGTTATTTTAACTGCACCTACAGTTCCTTATAAAGCTATTCTTTCCTCAGCAAAGTTGATAAAG gagTATGGTAAAGCAGAGGTCACTATTATCAACCCTGCTCAGTTTCCTGATAAACTTTCAGTATCTGAATATTTGGAGCCAACTGTTCTTGGTACTATTGTAACACCTCATGAATATATTGggaaaataattgctttgtGTCAG GATCATAGGGCAGTCCAGAAGGATATGTTGTACATTGATGAACACAGGGTTATGCTAAAATACCTCTTTCCACTGAATGAAATTGTGGTGGATTTTTATGATGCTCTTAAGTCTCTGTCTTCTGGTTATGCAAG TTTTGATTATGAAGATGCAGGATACCAGACAGCAGACCTTATCAAAATGGATATTCTTCTAAATGGAAATCCAGTTGAAGAACTGGCAACGATCATACACAA tgataAGGCATATGCTACTGGTAAATTCCTGTGTGAACGTTTAAAAGATGTTATACCTAGACAGTTGTTTGAAATAGCCATCCAGGCTGCTATTGGCAAGAAAATAATTGCAAGAGAAAC gctGAAAGCATACAGAAAAAATGTTGTGGCAAAATGT TATGGTGGAGACATTACAAGAAGAATGAAGCTTCTAAAAAGGCAGGCAGAAGGGAAGAAGTTGATGAGAAAAATTGGCAACGTGGAAGTACCAAGAGATGCCTTTATACATGTTTTAAAGAGACAAACTGACAAATAG
- the GUF1 gene encoding translation factor GUF1, mitochondrial isoform X2 produces the protein MALAGRAAVWWARLRSPRPAAAQRRLPARLPADPLACPRPYSSRGEEKLDMSAYPVENIRNFSIIAHVDHGKSTLADRLLEITGTIAKTHRNKQVLDKLQVERERGITVKAQSASLFHSHEGVNYLLNLIDTPGHVDFSYEVSRSLSACQGVILVVDANEGIQAQTVANFYLAFEAQLAIIPVINKIDLKNADPERVEKQIEKLFDIPIDECVRISAKQGTNVEKVLQKVIEKIPPPHCNTSDPLKALVFDSTFDHYRGVIANIALFGGEVQKGHKIVSAHTKKRYEVNEVGILTPNEQPTHKLFQKLAPHGSSGKKIRYAGQVGYLIAGMKEVTEAQIGDTLFWYKQPVEPLPGFKSVKPMVFAGMYPVDQTEYNNLKSALERLTLNDSSVTVHRDSSLALGAGWRLGFLGLLHMEVFNQRLEQEYNMSVILTAPTVPYKAILSSAKLIKEYGKAEVTIINPAQFPDKLSVSEYLEPTVLGTIVTPHEYIGKIIALCQDHRAVQKDMLYIDEHRVMLKYLFPLNEIVVDFYDALKSLSSGYASFDYEDAGYQTADLIKMDILLNGNPVEELATIIHNDKAYATGKFLCERLKDVIPRQLFEIAIQAAIGKKIIARETLKAYRKNVVAKCYGGDITRRMKLLKRQAEGKKLMRKIGNVEVPRDAFIHVLKRQTDK, from the exons ATGGCTCTCGCCGGCAGGGCGGCGGTGTGGTGGGCCCGGCTGCGGAGCCCCCGGCCCGCTGCCGCCCAGCGCCGCCTCCCGGCCCGGCTGCCCGCGGATCCTCTTGCCTGCCCGCGGCCGTACAGCTCCCGCGGCGAG gaaaaattagACATGTCAGCATATCCTGTTGAAAACATTAGAAACTTCAGTATTATAGCTCACGTAGATCATGGCAAAAGTACATTAGCAGACAGACTGTTGGAAATTACAG GAACAATTGCTAAAACTCACCGTAATAAACAAGTGCTGGATAAACTGCAAGTGGAACGCGAAAGAGGAATTACAGTTAAAGCACAATCTGCATCTCTCTTTCACAGTCATGAAGGAGTAAACTACCTCTTAAATCTTATTGACACGCCA ggcCACGTAGATTTCAGCTATGAAGTGTCACGGTCATTGTCTGCCTGTCAAGGTGTCATACTTGTAGTGGATGCAAATGAG GGTATTCAGGCTCAGACAGTGGCAAACTTCTATCTTGCTTTTGAAGCACAGCTTGCAATAATTCCTGTCATAAATAAG attGATTTGAAGAATGCAGACCCTGAAAGAGTTGAAAAACAAATTGAGAAGCTGTTTGATATCCCTATAGATGAATGTGTAAGG ATCTCTGCTAAACAAGGAACAAATGTTGAAAAAGTTCTTCAAAAGGTCATTGAGAAGATTCCACC ACCCCACTGTAACACTTCTGATCCATTGAAAGCCTTAGTATTTGACTCCACCTTTGACCACTACCGAGGCGTCATAGCTAACATTGCACTTTTTGGTGGGGAGGTTCAGAAAGGGCATAAAATTGTGTctgcacacacaaagaaaagatATGAAGTGAATGAGGTTGGAATCCTGACTCCAAATGAGCAGCCGACGCATAAACT CTTCCAGAAACTGGCTCCTCATGGCAGCAGTGGGAAGAAAATCAG ATATGCTGGACAGGTGGGCTACCTGATTGCTGGAATGAAAGAAGTAACAGAAGCCCAAATAGGAGACACGCTGTTTTGGTATAAGCAGCCAGTGGAGCCTTTGCCTGGCTTTAAGTCAGTGAAGCCAATGGTTTTTGCAG GAATGTATCCTGTAGATCAAACAGAATATAATAATCTCAAAAGTGCTTTGGAAAGGCTAACATTGAACGACTCCAGTGTAACTGTTCATCGTGACAGTAGCCTTGCCTTAGGAGctggatggag gttggGTTTCCTTGGTCTTTTACATATGGAAGTTTTTAATCAACGTTTGGAGCAAGAGTATAACATGTCTGTTATTTTAACTGCACCTACAGTTCCTTATAAAGCTATTCTTTCCTCAGCAAAGTTGATAAAG gagTATGGTAAAGCAGAGGTCACTATTATCAACCCTGCTCAGTTTCCTGATAAACTTTCAGTATCTGAATATTTGGAGCCAACTGTTCTTGGTACTATTGTAACACCTCATGAATATATTGggaaaataattgctttgtGTCAG GATCATAGGGCAGTCCAGAAGGATATGTTGTACATTGATGAACACAGGGTTATGCTAAAATACCTCTTTCCACTGAATGAAATTGTGGTGGATTTTTATGATGCTCTTAAGTCTCTGTCTTCTGGTTATGCAAG TTTTGATTATGAAGATGCAGGATACCAGACAGCAGACCTTATCAAAATGGATATTCTTCTAAATGGAAATCCAGTTGAAGAACTGGCAACGATCATACACAA tgataAGGCATATGCTACTGGTAAATTCCTGTGTGAACGTTTAAAAGATGTTATACCTAGACAGTTGTTTGAAATAGCCATCCAGGCTGCTATTGGCAAGAAAATAATTGCAAGAGAAAC gctGAAAGCATACAGAAAAAATGTTGTGGCAAAATGT TATGGTGGAGACATTACAAGAAGAATGAAGCTTCTAAAAAGGCAGGCAGAAGGGAAGAAGTTGATGAGAAAAATTGGCAACGTGGAAGTACCAAGAGATGCCTTTATACATGTTTTAAAGAGACAAACTGACAAATAG